In a genomic window of Spirochaetaceae bacterium:
- a CDS encoding aldolase catalytic domain-containing protein, which produces MSEQQPQATAAGQWVSYRPEIKVLDCTIRDGGLMNDHQFSDEDVRGVYDACVQAGVDYMEIGYINSREQFPPGQFGPWKHCQEHDIRRIVGDNDSPLKLSAMADAEKSDYREDILPKSESVLDMIRVATYIHQIPLALDMIKDAHDKGYETSLNLMALSTVPERELNEALHLVARSETQVICIVDSFGALYGEQIDDYMEKFSSYALSAGKEVGMHAHNNRQLAFANTIQATIRGANRLDASVAGLGRGAGNCPMELLLSFLHNPKFRLRPILHCAQHHVEPLREQLKWGFDYPYMITGVLNQHPRAGIAFNESAHRGDVVRFYDSLEHED; this is translated from the coding sequence ATGAGCGAGCAACAGCCGCAGGCCACCGCGGCGGGACAGTGGGTTTCGTACCGCCCGGAGATCAAGGTGCTCGACTGCACCATCCGGGACGGCGGCCTGATGAACGACCACCAGTTCAGCGACGAGGACGTGCGCGGCGTGTACGACGCGTGCGTGCAGGCCGGCGTCGATTACATGGAAATCGGCTACATCAACTCCCGCGAGCAGTTCCCGCCGGGCCAGTTCGGACCGTGGAAACACTGCCAGGAGCATGACATACGGCGCATCGTGGGTGACAATGACTCGCCGCTGAAGCTGTCCGCGATGGCGGACGCCGAAAAGAGCGACTACCGCGAGGACATCCTCCCCAAATCGGAGAGCGTGCTCGACATGATCCGGGTGGCTACCTACATCCACCAGATCCCACTCGCCCTCGACATGATCAAGGACGCCCACGACAAGGGCTACGAGACCTCGCTCAACCTCATGGCCCTGTCCACCGTGCCGGAACGGGAGCTCAACGAGGCGCTGCACCTGGTGGCGCGTTCGGAGACGCAGGTGATCTGCATCGTGGACAGCTTCGGCGCCCTGTACGGCGAGCAGATCGACGACTACATGGAGAAGTTCAGCAGCTACGCCCTGTCCGCCGGCAAGGAGGTGGGCATGCACGCCCACAACAACCGCCAGTTGGCGTTCGCCAACACCATCCAGGCGACCATCCGCGGCGCCAACCGGCTCGATGCCAGCGTGGCCGGGCTCGGCCGCGGCGCCGGCAACTGTCCCATGGAACTGCTGCTCAGCTTCCTGCACAATCCCAAGTTCCGCCTGCGTCCGATCCTGCACTGCGCTCAGCACCACGTCGAACCGTTGCGCGAGCAGCTCAAGTGGGGCTTCGACTACCCCTACATGATCACCGGCGTCCTCAACCAGCACCCGCGCGCCGGCATCGCGTTCAACGAGTCCGCGCACCGCGGCGACGTTGTCCGGTTCTACGACTCACTGGAACACGAAGACTGA
- a CDS encoding aldo/keto reductase: MRYRPLGNTGLSVSAVGLGGVALSIPATRPDQATAIKVIHHAIDRGVTFIDTADSYGQGEADMGHNERLFRAALAQLPADVRARVVVATKGGHARPGGAWVPNGRPEYLRQQCEASLRNLGVDCLDLLQHHRPDPDVPIADSIGAYARLRDEGKVRFIGVSEYSVAQLDEAQSVTAIASTQNQYSPAHRQPERDGTLAATAQRGLAFIPWSPLGGTGQQGAGNLARRHPDIARLAEHRGVSPQRLVLAWLLAKGPHVLVIVGASRAATIEDSARAADLDLDAGDVARIDAATA, from the coding sequence ATGCGATACCGGCCACTCGGCAACACCGGCCTGTCGGTCAGCGCCGTCGGTCTCGGCGGCGTGGCGCTGTCCATACCCGCGACACGCCCCGACCAGGCAACCGCGATCAAGGTGATCCACCACGCAATCGACCGGGGCGTGACCTTCATCGATACTGCGGACAGCTACGGCCAGGGCGAAGCGGACATGGGGCACAACGAGCGCCTGTTTCGCGCCGCCCTGGCGCAGCTTCCCGCGGACGTGCGCGCGCGGGTGGTGGTGGCCACCAAGGGCGGCCATGCGCGTCCCGGCGGCGCCTGGGTTCCCAACGGCCGCCCGGAGTACCTGCGACAGCAGTGCGAGGCTTCCCTGCGCAACCTCGGCGTCGATTGCCTGGATCTCCTGCAGCATCACCGGCCCGATCCCGACGTTCCGATCGCCGACAGCATCGGCGCGTATGCCCGCCTGCGCGACGAGGGCAAGGTGCGCTTCATCGGGGTCAGTGAGTACTCGGTTGCGCAACTCGACGAGGCGCAGTCGGTGACCGCGATCGCCAGCACCCAGAATCAATACTCGCCGGCGCACCGGCAACCGGAGCGGGACGGTACCCTGGCAGCTACCGCCCAGCGCGGACTGGCGTTCATCCCCTGGAGCCCACTCGGCGGCACCGGGCAGCAGGGGGCAGGCAACCTGGCTCGCCGGCACCCCGACATTGCGCGCCTGGCAGAGCATCGCGGCGTGAGCCCGCAACGGCTGGTGCTGGCCTGGCTGCTGGCCAAGGGGCCGCACGTGCTGGTGATTGTCGGCGCCAGCCGGGCAGCCACCATCGAGGATTCGGCACGCGCCGCGGACCTCGATCTCGACGCCGGCGACGTCGCCCGGATCGACGCGGCGACCGCCTGA
- the recD gene encoding exodeoxyribonuclease V subunit alpha, whose product MNAGDALKVLTEDRVLADIDRFFALSMADLGAGPEVMLSAAAVSALHRAGHTCLPLSEAGKALADIVERPSSEQDEQVPARARAVRLPARDAWLASLEASPMVANGGENGRSDRNRLLLPFVLDHDRLYLHRLFEAESGLATRMRARAADLTPCDLGDALVRVFGGAAHPATAAAARAAVERRLCIVTGGPGTGKTTLAAGLIALLADLGIARAHRIGLVTPTGKAAARLQEAVTTQLDRGGLRSRIPALAGFKPAAGTIHRLLTRPDLRLDALLVDECSMVDLPLMNRLIARLPDACRLILLGDTDQLSSVEPGSVFRDLCAAGRGSPLASCVVRLTESHRFAPDRGIGLLAAAVVRGDAGAALATLDDPGEGQTERRPLSSAAGFEQFAAACADEWQRHIGALRAAAQPAHAFPARRVLCAHRRGPFGVGRFNRLVERGLRARGVLDGEEFYVGRPIIVTRNDRQTGLSNGDTGVVLAAEEERRQVWFPDLDRGAERCLVAPSRLPEHESFFALTVHRAQGSEYDEVVFVPGDPESRVCTRELFYTAVTRARRKVTVLTDADAVRTSVLRTTSRSSGLSERLAVDYSRSSSRTR is encoded by the coding sequence ATGAACGCCGGCGATGCGCTGAAAGTGCTGACCGAGGACCGCGTGCTCGCGGACATCGACCGCTTCTTCGCCCTCTCGATGGCCGACCTCGGGGCCGGCCCGGAGGTGATGCTGTCGGCGGCGGCGGTGAGCGCGCTGCACCGGGCCGGCCACACCTGCCTGCCGCTGAGCGAGGCCGGCAAGGCGCTGGCCGACATCGTGGAGCGGCCATCATCGGAGCAGGACGAACAGGTGCCGGCGCGCGCGCGCGCGGTCCGATTGCCGGCCCGTGACGCCTGGCTCGCCTCGCTCGAGGCCAGCCCGATGGTCGCGAACGGCGGCGAAAACGGTCGCTCGGACCGCAACCGCCTACTACTTCCGTTCGTGCTGGACCATGACCGCCTCTACCTGCACCGCCTGTTCGAAGCCGAATCGGGGCTCGCCACGCGCATGCGAGCCCGCGCCGCGGACCTGACCCCGTGCGACCTCGGCGATGCCCTCGTGCGCGTGTTCGGCGGCGCCGCGCACCCGGCAACCGCGGCCGCCGCCAGAGCCGCGGTCGAACGCCGGCTGTGCATCGTCACCGGGGGGCCGGGCACCGGCAAGACCACGCTCGCGGCGGGGCTGATCGCGCTGCTCGCGGACCTCGGCATTGCCAGGGCGCACCGCATCGGGCTGGTGACGCCAACCGGCAAGGCGGCGGCGCGGCTGCAGGAGGCGGTCACGACGCAGCTCGATCGAGGTGGTCTGCGCTCCCGGATTCCGGCGCTCGCCGGCTTTAAGCCCGCGGCCGGCACCATCCACCGGCTGCTGACCAGGCCCGATCTGCGCCTGGACGCATTGCTGGTGGATGAGTGCTCGATGGTGGACCTGCCGTTGATGAACCGCCTCATCGCGCGCCTGCCCGACGCGTGTCGCCTCATCCTGCTCGGCGATACCGACCAGCTTTCTTCGGTGGAGCCCGGCTCGGTGTTTCGCGACCTGTGCGCCGCCGGACGCGGCTCGCCACTGGCGTCGTGCGTCGTACGCCTGACCGAGAGCCACCGCTTCGCGCCTGACCGGGGCATCGGACTGCTCGCCGCCGCGGTCGTGCGCGGCGATGCCGGAGCGGCGCTGGCCACCCTCGACGACCCCGGCGAAGGGCAGACCGAACGGCGGCCGCTGTCGAGTGCGGCCGGGTTCGAACAGTTCGCCGCGGCGTGCGCGGACGAGTGGCAGCGGCACATCGGCGCGCTGCGCGCGGCGGCGCAACCGGCGCACGCCTTCCCTGCGCGCCGCGTCCTGTGCGCCCACCGCCGCGGACCGTTCGGCGTTGGCCGCTTCAACCGCCTCGTCGAACGCGGCCTGCGCGCGCGCGGCGTGCTCGACGGCGAGGAGTTCTACGTCGGCAGGCCGATCATCGTGACCCGCAACGACCGCCAGACCGGCCTCTCCAACGGTGACACGGGCGTGGTGCTGGCGGCCGAAGAGGAGCGCCGCCAGGTGTGGTTCCCGGACCTGGACCGCGGTGCCGAACGGTGCCTGGTGGCGCCGTCGCGGCTGCCCGAGCACGAGAGCTTCTTCGCCCTCACCGTGCACCGCGCGCAAGGCTCCGAGTACGACGAGGTGGTGTTCGTTCCCGGCGACCCGGAGTCGCGCGTATGCACCCGCGAGCTGTTCTACACCGCGGTAACCCGGGCGCGGCGGAAGGTTACCGTGCTCACGGATGCCGATGCCGTGCGCACCTCGGTGCTGCGCACGACATCGCGATCCTCCGGGCTGTCGGAGCGGCTGGCGGTCGACTACTCCAGGTCCTCCTCGCGCACCCGGTAA
- the recB gene encoding exodeoxyribonuclease V subunit beta — translation MNGAGPTPLSAPLDGGLLIEASAGTGKTHTLTTLAARLVVEARRGIEDLLIVTFTVAATGELRTRVWQTLRAARDAVRGDASAGGGQAHELAEHWRDAGIDQAEARLTRAIRDFDRASITTIHGFCQRALAEFALHARLPFAFGVSGDAALEVESATRDFWRRRMVREPVSLLEYAKQQKFVLDEAAVWTGRHHAKPGVFRPEAGSGDSEHRDHALREAWVQAFGATRDAWVDRAQRRTFNDVIERYRWKKGRLDETVLRAVIGALDANDAALLSLKDAGFFARTSLADKLYKANPPPDIPLFDCFERLGEAAAGLGESWLSGRRRGLLEDARETLLQATWDTRQLSFDALLTQLHRALDGSGGLSLAARMRARYPVALIDEFQDTDRLQARIFEKIHAHGRAGGGLTVVGDPKQSIYRFRGADVFAYLDAKTKVPAGHALHLTANYRSHPNLVDAVNVTFGRDNPFLLPEIGFEAAHAAAHDIGALHVRDGNHDPKPFQLHLFPEVDGKKWTKGNLTGVAAEHAAGRIVRLLELGGGGTASVRDPSGPAAGRALTAGDIAVLVRTGQQGQAVAGALRLRGVRTVELGTESVFDSPEAEALHQLLHALAADESDYNASGRLRGALAGDLFGLSLGAIDRLREDDRAWAAWSGHAREWRRIWAGNGIAGLMRHLLFADHPACAANLLAYPDGPRRLTNFLHLTDLLHDAETRERLSRRGLMDWFAHFKAKPERGGETAQLRLESDENLVKIVTVHRAKGLEFPVVFCPFAWFGHQPTAETTAEYYDSDAATPVLDVCPSPAALDRQRDEQHSDELRRLYVALTRAQYRCEVTWARVTHGEYSPLAWLLHGEQTRKASERHVKNLSAAAWLAEARRFGERAADAISVTVHGDTGMPESPETGAVPVRAAPPRAESLTARKLERRLSRIRQMTSYTALTAGSVAVAAAVAGAAGGGDEESPGDHDAPHVDADPAPDDARDEFTFPAGSRPGNCLHEILANRLQPDRGLEEECRDALAKHGIGAEWIGAARTLVTNALYTPLPAGGDGAAGSSAGGTGALRSGGATFRLADVGRPVAEMQFHLPVSGLRPAQLARAVEAHGYDVPLGGRAGEINGFLNGYIDVVARAGGRWYVIDYKSNWLGGDVAAYSPEAVERAMAQHGYHLQYLLYLVALHRLLRVRLPDYDYDRHVGGAFYLFLRGMRPDAAGSGVYRDRPSRACIEAIDACFQGEAR, via the coding sequence ATGAACGGTGCGGGACCGACACCCTTGTCCGCGCCGCTGGACGGCGGACTGTTGATCGAGGCCAGCGCCGGGACCGGCAAGACGCACACGCTCACCACGCTTGCCGCGCGCCTGGTGGTCGAAGCACGCCGCGGCATCGAAGACCTCTTGATCGTCACCTTTACCGTCGCCGCCACCGGTGAATTGCGCACTCGCGTCTGGCAAACCCTGCGCGCGGCGCGCGATGCGGTTCGCGGCGACGCGTCCGCCGGCGGCGGCCAGGCGCACGAGCTGGCGGAACACTGGCGGGACGCCGGAATCGACCAGGCCGAAGCCCGGCTGACGCGCGCCATCCGCGACTTCGACCGCGCCTCCATCACCACGATCCACGGCTTCTGCCAGCGCGCGCTGGCCGAATTCGCGCTCCACGCCCGGCTGCCGTTCGCGTTCGGGGTAAGCGGCGACGCGGCCCTGGAGGTGGAGTCCGCCACGCGCGACTTCTGGCGGCGGCGCATGGTGCGGGAGCCGGTTTCACTGCTCGAGTACGCAAAGCAGCAGAAGTTCGTGCTCGACGAGGCGGCGGTTTGGACCGGCCGGCATCATGCGAAACCGGGCGTGTTTCGTCCCGAGGCAGGCTCCGGCGACTCCGAACACCGCGATCACGCACTGCGCGAGGCATGGGTGCAGGCGTTCGGCGCCACGCGCGACGCCTGGGTCGACCGTGCCCAGCGCCGGACGTTCAACGACGTGATCGAGCGCTATCGTTGGAAGAAGGGCCGTCTTGACGAAACGGTTCTCCGGGCGGTGATCGGAGCCCTTGACGCCAACGATGCCGCGCTGCTGTCGCTGAAGGACGCCGGCTTCTTCGCGCGCACCTCGCTTGCCGACAAACTGTACAAGGCGAACCCTCCACCCGATATACCCCTGTTCGATTGCTTCGAGCGGCTCGGAGAAGCGGCGGCCGGGCTCGGCGAGTCGTGGCTGAGCGGCCGGCGCCGCGGCCTGCTCGAGGACGCCAGAGAAACGCTGCTCCAGGCCACCTGGGACACTCGGCAACTGAGCTTTGACGCGCTGCTGACGCAACTGCACCGGGCCCTCGACGGCTCCGGGGGGCTCTCGTTGGCGGCCCGGATGCGAGCGCGCTACCCGGTGGCCCTGATCGACGAGTTCCAGGACACCGATCGGCTGCAGGCGCGGATATTCGAGAAGATCCATGCGCACGGGCGCGCGGGCGGCGGTCTGACCGTGGTCGGTGACCCCAAGCAGTCGATCTACCGCTTCCGCGGGGCGGACGTATTCGCGTACCTCGACGCCAAGACGAAGGTACCGGCGGGGCATGCCTTGCACCTGACCGCCAACTACCGGTCCCACCCCAACCTGGTGGACGCCGTAAACGTTACGTTCGGAAGGGACAATCCCTTTCTGCTACCGGAGATCGGCTTCGAGGCCGCACACGCCGCGGCACACGACATCGGCGCCTTGCACGTGCGGGACGGAAATCACGACCCGAAACCGTTCCAACTGCACCTGTTTCCGGAGGTCGACGGCAAGAAGTGGACCAAGGGGAACCTGACCGGCGTAGCGGCGGAGCACGCGGCCGGAAGGATCGTCCGGCTGCTGGAGCTGGGCGGCGGCGGAACGGCATCGGTGCGTGACCCGTCCGGTCCGGCAGCGGGCAGGGCGCTGACGGCCGGCGACATTGCCGTGCTTGTTCGCACCGGCCAGCAGGGCCAGGCGGTGGCCGGCGCGCTGCGGCTGCGTGGCGTGCGTACCGTCGAACTGGGCACGGAAAGCGTGTTCGACAGTCCGGAAGCGGAGGCCCTGCACCAACTGCTGCACGCGCTCGCCGCCGACGAGTCCGACTACAACGCCTCGGGCCGGCTGCGCGGCGCACTGGCGGGCGACCTGTTCGGCCTGAGCCTGGGCGCGATCGACCGGTTGCGGGAGGATGACCGGGCGTGGGCGGCCTGGAGCGGCCACGCCCGCGAGTGGCGCCGGATCTGGGCCGGAAACGGCATCGCCGGCCTGATGCGCCACCTGCTGTTTGCCGACCACCCGGCGTGCGCAGCCAACCTGCTTGCCTATCCGGACGGGCCGCGCCGGCTGACCAACTTCCTGCACCTCACCGACCTGCTGCACGACGCCGAGACCCGCGAACGGTTGTCGCGGCGCGGCTTGATGGACTGGTTCGCGCACTTCAAGGCGAAGCCCGAGCGCGGCGGTGAAACCGCGCAGCTTCGCCTGGAGAGCGACGAGAACCTGGTGAAGATCGTCACGGTACACCGCGCCAAGGGACTGGAGTTTCCGGTGGTATTCTGCCCGTTCGCCTGGTTCGGGCATCAACCGACCGCCGAGACTACGGCGGAATACTACGATTCGGACGCCGCGACGCCGGTACTGGATGTGTGTCCGTCGCCGGCGGCCCTCGACCGGCAGCGTGACGAACAGCACTCCGACGAGCTGCGCCGGCTGTACGTGGCGCTGACCCGGGCACAGTACCGCTGCGAGGTGACCTGGGCGCGGGTTACGCACGGGGAGTATTCTCCGCTTGCCTGGCTCCTGCACGGCGAGCAGACCCGCAAAGCGAGCGAACGGCACGTGAAGAATCTGAGCGCCGCTGCCTGGCTGGCGGAGGCGCGCCGGTTCGGCGAGCGCGCCGCGGACGCAATTTCGGTCACGGTACACGGAGATACCGGGATGCCGGAATCGCCGGAGACCGGTGCAGTGCCGGTGCGCGCGGCGCCCCCGAGAGCGGAGTCGCTGACCGCGCGCAAGCTCGAACGCCGGCTCTCGCGGATACGCCAGATGACCAGCTACACCGCACTCACGGCCGGCTCCGTTGCCGTTGCCGCTGCCGTTGCCGGGGCCGCCGGGGGCGGTGACGAGGAATCGCCGGGAGACCACGATGCCCCACACGTCGACGCGGATCCGGCGCCGGACGACGCACGCGACGAGTTCACCTTTCCCGCCGGCAGCCGGCCCGGCAACTGCCTGCACGAGATCCTGGCAAACCGCCTGCAGCCGGACCGCGGCCTGGAGGAGGAGTGCCGGGATGCCCTGGCCAAGCATGGAATCGGCGCGGAGTGGATCGGGGCCGCCCGCACGCTGGTGACGAATGCCTTGTACACGCCGCTCCCCGCCGGCGGCGATGGCGCCGCCGGCAGCAGCGCCGGCGGCACGGGTGCGCTCCGTTCCGGCGGAGCCACGTTCCGTCTCGCCGACGTTGGCCGGCCGGTCGCCGAGATGCAGTTCCACCTGCCGGTGAGCGGCCTGCGGCCGGCGCAACTCGCGCGGGCGGTCGAGGCCCACGGATACGACGTGCCGCTCGGCGGCCGGGCAGGCGAGATCAACGGCTTCCTGAACGGCTATATCGACGTCGTTGCGCGCGCCGGCGGCCGCTGGTACGTGATCGACTACAAGTCCAACTGGCTCGGCGGCGACGTTGCCGCCTACTCGCCGGAAGCGGTCGAGCGGGCGATGGCGCAGCACGGCTACCACCTCCAGTACCTGCTGTACCTGGTCGCGCTGCATCGCCTGTTGCGGGTACGGCTGCCCGACTACGACTACGACCGCCACGTCGGCGGGGCGTTCTATCTGTTCCTGCGCGGCATGCGCCCGGATGCCGCCGGCAGCGGCGTCTATCGGGACCGTCCATCGCGCGCCTGCATCGAGGCGATCGACGCCTGTTTCCAAGGGGAGGCGCGATGA
- the recC gene encoding exodeoxyribonuclease V subunit gamma has translation MRHPFHIHASHRLEALAARLAGEMRRTPGDPLAAERIVVPHPLLGQWLRLQLAAELGIAAHLRVELPAEFAWAAMREAVPALSAVAAFEPAYLRWRIFDRLGRWDGDDEISRYLADGDARKRFELADRLAAAYDRCLVYRPDCIRAWQAGESPRHWHARLWAELAADRETDRQPGSRHWVDAVDSYRGALAGRAERPRVSFFAVAALSPSFLEMLRVAATAMDIHLFLLSPRRDFWTNVPARTAGGYYAEQNELLEAWGRPARDLQALLEGHHAPVQGQWPAAAEQPAGDSCLGAVQAEILGAEASPPPPAPPEPDDSIQVHVCHSPAREVEVLHDRLLGVFDVHPDIQPADVLVLTPDLDTYAPIIAAVFGAADRIRFQVGRRRFSEGAAVTAFLDLLDLPGSRYTANAVLAPLRAASVRACFGIGENDLEGIRDAVRRAGIRWGLDAGHRTELDVPASPHHNWRHGLRRLLLGYAIDADAGGDVLLGDITPCVLDRWGFRSGAADYERLGRFLRYCELAFALDDWPQATLRPSEWAARLRTDVLDRFFATRPGSAPEVSRELSTVALLVDDFVAECDHAGMDAAVPFDVLRDALREHAAAATRGVPRLADGVTIAGLTVGQVLPAKVVCAVGMNDGTFPRRPRAMAFEFLTELFGEDARRLGDRDLRDDDRYVFLEAILAARRCLLVTYTGRDLQEDKPIPPSLVVSELVEFLDRRFPGAPGRWQTRHPLQPFSPRYFRREEPALFSYSAPMAAAATAVGADRGTPDRFAGQLDGGAGAPDVEVALEELIRFAVSPSRHFARHRLGLHVDVRDDELDDDEPFQLDALQAWQLKSGLADWDRPSEGRAARLAAAGGLLPPGNLAEIQHRESAGEVATLQEALLPFSGHTATAEVDVAMNDTRIVGAVEQFHDGRNELMWWRVGRIRAKDRIAAWLRLLALSVARDSRITAYLFGSKDGGNPFVISGPAPDEAGALLGDWVAAWREGQRKPLALFAEASWKWTERQSASAVTSGWSSQPWSEGCDPVHRMIFGDDPVDDAFMELASRLLGPLREASS, from the coding sequence TTGCGACATCCGTTTCACATACATGCGTCGCATCGCCTGGAAGCGCTGGCGGCACGCCTGGCCGGCGAGATGCGCCGCACGCCCGGCGACCCGCTGGCGGCGGAGCGCATCGTCGTCCCGCATCCGCTGCTCGGGCAGTGGCTGCGCCTGCAACTGGCCGCCGAACTGGGCATTGCCGCCCACCTGCGCGTCGAGCTGCCGGCCGAGTTCGCCTGGGCGGCGATGCGCGAGGCGGTACCCGCGTTGTCCGCGGTGGCGGCGTTCGAACCGGCGTATCTGCGCTGGCGCATCTTCGACCGCTTGGGGCGCTGGGACGGCGACGACGAGATTTCGCGCTACCTGGCGGACGGCGACGCGCGCAAGCGGTTCGAGCTCGCGGACCGGCTGGCGGCGGCGTACGACCGGTGCCTGGTGTACCGGCCCGACTGCATCCGGGCATGGCAGGCGGGCGAGTCGCCGCGGCACTGGCACGCGCGGCTGTGGGCGGAGTTGGCGGCCGACCGGGAGACGGATCGGCAGCCGGGCAGCCGGCATTGGGTCGACGCGGTGGACAGCTACCGCGGCGCGCTCGCCGGCCGGGCGGAGCGCCCGCGGGTGAGCTTCTTCGCCGTCGCCGCGCTGTCGCCGTCATTCCTGGAGATGCTCCGCGTTGCCGCCACCGCGATGGACATCCACCTGTTCCTGCTCAGCCCGCGCCGCGACTTCTGGACCAACGTCCCGGCGCGCACGGCCGGCGGCTACTACGCCGAGCAGAACGAACTGCTGGAGGCGTGGGGCAGGCCGGCACGCGACCTGCAGGCACTGCTCGAAGGTCACCACGCGCCCGTTCAGGGGCAGTGGCCCGCGGCGGCGGAACAGCCGGCCGGCGATTCCTGCCTCGGCGCCGTGCAGGCGGAGATCCTGGGCGCCGAAGCATCGCCGCCACCGCCGGCACCGCCTGAACCGGACGACTCGATCCAGGTCCACGTGTGCCATTCCCCGGCCCGCGAGGTCGAGGTGCTGCACGACCGGCTGCTCGGCGTGTTCGACGTGCATCCCGACATCCAGCCCGCGGATGTGCTGGTGCTGACGCCCGACCTCGACACCTATGCGCCGATCATTGCCGCGGTGTTCGGCGCCGCCGATCGGATCCGCTTCCAGGTGGGCCGCCGGCGGTTCAGCGAAGGCGCGGCGGTAACCGCGTTCCTCGACCTGCTGGACCTGCCCGGCTCGCGCTACACGGCCAACGCGGTGCTGGCGCCGCTGCGCGCGGCCTCGGTGCGCGCCTGCTTCGGGATCGGCGAAAACGACCTGGAAGGCATCCGCGACGCGGTGCGGCGCGCCGGCATCCGCTGGGGCCTCGACGCCGGGCACCGCACGGAACTGGACGTGCCCGCCTCGCCCCACCACAACTGGCGCCACGGCCTGCGCCGGCTGTTGCTCGGCTACGCCATCGACGCGGACGCCGGCGGCGACGTGCTGCTCGGCGACATCACGCCATGCGTCCTGGACCGCTGGGGCTTCCGCTCCGGCGCCGCCGACTACGAACGCCTGGGCCGCTTTCTGCGCTACTGCGAGCTGGCGTTCGCGCTCGACGACTGGCCGCAGGCCACGCTCCGGCCGAGCGAGTGGGCGGCGAGACTGCGCACCGACGTGCTGGACCGATTCTTTGCCACACGGCCGGGCTCGGCGCCGGAGGTGAGCCGGGAACTGAGCACCGTGGCGCTCCTGGTCGACGACTTCGTGGCCGAGTGCGACCACGCCGGCATGGACGCGGCGGTACCGTTCGACGTGCTGCGCGACGCGTTGCGGGAACACGCCGCCGCCGCCACCCGCGGCGTGCCGCGATTGGCGGACGGCGTGACCATCGCGGGCCTTACCGTGGGGCAGGTGCTGCCCGCCAAGGTGGTGTGCGCCGTGGGCATGAACGACGGTACCTTCCCTCGCCGGCCGCGAGCCATGGCGTTCGAATTCCTCACCGAGCTGTTCGGAGAGGACGCGCGCCGGCTCGGCGACCGCGACCTGCGCGACGACGACCGGTATGTCTTTCTGGAGGCGATCCTCGCCGCGCGCCGCTGCCTGCTGGTGACCTATACCGGCCGCGACCTGCAGGAAGACAAGCCGATTCCACCGTCCCTGGTGGTGAGCGAACTCGTCGAATTCCTCGACCGGCGGTTCCCGGGCGCCCCGGGACGCTGGCAGACGCGCCACCCCCTGCAGCCGTTCAGTCCCCGCTACTTCCGGCGCGAAGAGCCCGCCCTGTTCAGCTACTCCGCGCCGATGGCTGCCGCCGCAACCGCGGTCGGCGCCGACCGCGGCACACCCGACCGCTTCGCCGGCCAACTCGACGGTGGTGCCGGCGCGCCGGATGTGGAGGTCGCGCTCGAGGAACTGATTCGCTTCGCCGTGAGCCCGTCCCGGCACTTCGCGCGCCATCGGTTGGGGCTGCACGTGGACGTCCGCGACGACGAGCTGGACGACGACGAGCCGTTCCAGCTCGACGCCCTGCAGGCGTGGCAGCTGAAGAGCGGCCTGGCGGACTGGGACAGGCCGAGCGAGGGTCGCGCCGCCCGGCTGGCCGCGGCGGGCGGGCTGCTTCCGCCGGGGAACCTGGCGGAGATCCAGCACCGGGAGTCGGCGGGGGAGGTCGCCACGCTGCAGGAAGCATTGCTCCCCTTCAGCGGTCATACCGCCACGGCGGAGGTGGACGTGGCGATGAACGACACTCGGATAGTCGGTGCCGTGGAGCAATTCCACGACGGCAGGAACGAACTCATGTGGTGGCGCGTCGGCAGGATCCGGGCGAAGGACCGGATCGCGGCCTGGCTGCGCCTGCTGGCACTCTCCGTGGCGCGCGACAGCCGGATTACCGCTTACCTGTTCGGCAGCAAGGACGGCGGCAATCCATTCGTGATATCGGGGCCGGCGCCCGACGAAGCCGGTGCGCTGCTTGGCGACTGGGTCGCCGCCTGGCGCGAAGGTCAGCGCAAGCCGCTGGCGCTGTTCGCCGAGGCCTCGTGGAAGTGGACGGAGAGACAGTCAGCTTCGGCGGTGACGTCCGGCTGGTCCAGCCAGCCGTGGAGCGAGGGCTGCGACCCGGTGCACCGCATGATATTCGGCGACGATCCGGTCGACGACGCGTTCATGGAACTCGCGAGCCGCCTGCTTGGACCGTTGCGGGAAGCGTCGTCATGA